Proteins encoded together in one Catellatospora citrea window:
- a CDS encoding AAA family ATPase has translation MSSAGARHEAAIEEVWDRVRGADRAVVVDSPPGAGKSTLVRELAKRLVAVGENVPIVVQTNDQADDLVIALAGAGLSTGRLHGQEWTPPTGWPRTKVRTGTRLGELGGCDVLVGTAAKWAYVKADERSWPLGVIDEAYQMSAAALVRVGHLFDRLLLVGDPGQLAPFTVADEHSVRSLATWPLDTAAGTLLRHHPDTPVIPLPVSWRLAPHTAPVISDAFYTRAFTAGAAPTDRRLELASLAHPALAHAAEHGWALLELPAAHVPRTDPALVATLADLVHQLVTAEVSTVDPSGPRPLSRADVAVGVVHRDQKAHVEAALQRRGITGVTVDTANRLQGRQYEVVLAWHPLSGRRDASAFHLEAGRLCVLASRHRQACVVVSRAGVEEQLHAYPAAEPVWLGTDPPQVDGWEANRAFLERLAPHRIPAH, from the coding sequence GGTACGCGGCGCCGACCGGGCCGTCGTCGTCGACTCCCCGCCCGGCGCGGGCAAGTCCACCCTGGTCAGGGAACTCGCGAAACGCCTGGTCGCGGTGGGTGAGAACGTGCCGATCGTGGTGCAGACCAACGACCAGGCCGACGACCTCGTGATCGCGCTCGCCGGGGCCGGGCTGTCCACCGGCCGCCTGCACGGCCAGGAGTGGACGCCGCCGACCGGTTGGCCCCGGACCAAGGTGCGCACCGGCACCAGGCTCGGCGAGCTCGGCGGCTGCGACGTCCTCGTCGGCACCGCCGCGAAGTGGGCCTACGTCAAGGCCGACGAGCGCAGCTGGCCGCTGGGCGTCATCGACGAGGCGTACCAGATGTCGGCGGCGGCGCTGGTGCGCGTCGGGCACCTGTTCGACCGGCTGCTGCTGGTCGGCGACCCGGGGCAGCTCGCCCCGTTCACCGTCGCCGACGAGCACTCGGTGCGCTCGCTGGCCACCTGGCCGCTGGACACCGCCGCGGGCACCCTGCTGCGCCACCACCCGGACACCCCCGTCATCCCCCTGCCGGTGAGCTGGCGGCTCGCCCCGCACACCGCACCGGTGATCTCCGACGCGTTCTACACCCGCGCCTTCACCGCCGGCGCCGCACCGACCGATCGGCGGCTGGAGCTGGCCAGCCTCGCCCACCCCGCGCTGGCGCACGCCGCCGAGCACGGCTGGGCGCTGCTGGAACTGCCCGCCGCACACGTGCCACGCACCGATCCGGCGCTGGTCGCGACGCTCGCCGACCTGGTGCACCAGCTGGTGACCGCGGAGGTGTCCACGGTGGACCCGTCGGGACCGCGTCCGCTGAGCCGGGCCGACGTCGCCGTCGGGGTGGTGCACCGCGACCAGAAGGCACACGTCGAAGCGGCGCTGCAGCGCCGGGGCATCACCGGGGTCACCGTCGACACGGCCAACCGGCTGCAGGGGCGGCAGTACGAGGTGGTGCTGGCCTGGCACCCGCTGAGCGGGCGGCGCGACGCCAGCGCCTTCCACCTGGAGGCGGGACGGCTGTGCGTGCTGGCGTCCCGGCACCGGCAGGCGTGCGTCGTGGTGAGCCGGGCGGGGGTCGAGGAGCAGTTGCACGCGTACCCGGCGGCGGAGCCGGTCTGGCTCGGCACGGACCCGCCGCAGGTCGACGGCTGGGAAGCCAACCGGGCCTTCCTGGAACGGCTCGCCCCGCACCGCATCCCGGCCCACTGA